The following is a genomic window from Episyrphus balteatus chromosome 1, idEpiBalt1.1, whole genome shotgun sequence.
tattttacctttttttacctttttttgccttttctttcgttattgccttttttgccttttctcttgttattgcctttttttgcctttttctatgtttttttttatctttaatgcctacacacaaaacactcaaatacaaacaaaaagctaacttactcaatATATTACTTACTCAATATATCTATATAAAGGATTCATTAATTAccccacacaaacaaaatttattgccTTCTATGTTCAATTGTGAGGCCGGCAACCGACACGTATCAGGGCtcaaaagctaacttactcaattTACAATGTACGACTGTagaagttctccagattttgacaatcaagagagatttggaagccgcgaaaggggcagtcgcaaaaaattttgttgagaaGTACAAATCAGTTTTTTGCCAAATAAAGGACTCGAGAGAGTTGAATCGACTAGGATTTTGCCATGGGTATTGTCTTTTAAGGCTTTCACGGTTtcttacagacataatttttaaaattctcggATTAGCCgcgttttttataaacaaagaaAGTACTTTTGTACTCACCCCGAACGTTTCGCATCAAATTTCATTGAGCGTGGTCACCGGGAAACTGCCATAAAATGTTAAAGATGGTTAGATCGGCTCCGCAAGTTGTATTTGTGTGTAGGCCGTTCTAActctggttgttgttgttgttgttgttgttgttgttgttgttgttgttgttgttgttgttgttgttgttgttgttgttgttgttgttgttgttgttggggttCTTCTTGAGTTTGAATTTGTTGGGAGCAAACAATGCTCACTACATCACGGGGTGTTATCACTTCAACTTGGGATGACCGTGAGGTGTTGATGACGGTATCCCACGAACGCGAAAGTTTAAAACTATCGTCACGATTGAAGTTTTTGTGGCGTTTTATTTCAATCGCCTCGCGTACCAGCCGTGGAATGTAGTGCGACTCTTGAGCTAACACCTTCGCTTGGTCGAAGTGTATCCAGTGGTGTTCGTCTGGATTGTCCAATAAGTGCTCGCAAATTGCCGATTTTTCCCGTTGGCTTTTGCTAACCGCACTTATGTGCTCTTTTAAGCGAGTGGCAATGCTTCTTTGTGTTTGTCCAACGTAACACGACCCACAGCTACAAGGAACAGCATACACGCCTGGTGTTTGCAAAGGAAATTGGTCCTTTGGTGACTGGAGAtagttttttatctattttggTGGCATAAATATGGATTTTACTCCATATCTTTTTAATACCTTGCCAACTCTATCTGTCACCCCCTTGACATATGGTAAGAAAGCTTTTTTGTCCAGGTTGCTTTCTTCCCTCTCCTGTGACACCTTTGGTTTCCACGTTCTTTGTTTCTTCGAATATCCATTCGCCTGGAGAACATTGTCCACCAAATTTAGCTCAGCCGTCAGATGTTCTTCGTCACAAATTCTGTGAGCGCGCTGAACTAGTGTCGAAACCACAGACCTTAAATTCGCTGGGTGGTGGTGCGATGTAGCATGTAGGTATCTGTTAGTGTGCGTTTCTTTCCTATATACTATGTGCCCTAATGTACCATTTATTTTCCTAATGACTTTCACATCCAAAAATGCAATGGAATTGTCTTTTTCTTTCTCCATGGTGAAACTAATTTTTGGATGTTGAGAGTTCAGATGTTCGAAGAAACTCAcaatatttgactttttgagGATGCAGAACGTGTCATCAACATACCTCAACCATATTTTGGGTTTCTCTAGAAAATCATTTAGggcttttgtttcaaaatattcCATCCACAAATCTGCGACAAGGGGTGCTAAAGGTAAACCCATGGCAACCCCGTCCACTTGTAAATAGAactttttattgaaacaaaaatagccCGAGGATAGACAGTACTCCAGGAGCGGCATGTAGTTGTCGTTGATGCTGGTAGATGGTAAACGTTCCCTGATAACAGTCAGCACCTCCTGCACAGGTACATTTGTAAAAAGTGATGTGACGTCAAAGCTCACCATTACTTCATCCTCTTCGAGTCTTAAGCTACCGAGAATCGACACAAAGTGTGAAGAGTCCTTTACGTGGTGTTCTGTCGACCCAATTAATGGTTTGAAAACTTCAACTAAATGCTTTGCTAAATTGTAACACGGAGCATTTATTTGGCTCACTATCGGTCGCATAGGATACCCTTCCTTATGAATTTTCGGCAGTCCGTACAATTTTGGTGCCTGAGTACATGAGGGAATTAAGCGTTTATTTGGCAAGATCGctttattttcattaatgagCTTTGTCACTTTTCTTAAGACCCGGGCTGTAGGATCATAATCAACCGGCGAATAAGTGTTTGTGTCTTGCACTAGAACACTCATCTTATCATAATTATCACTTTTATTTACAACAACAGTAGCATTACCTTTGTCTGCAGGGAGAAGTTGAAGTGATAACACCCCGTGATGTAGTGAGCATTGTTTGCTCCCAACAAATTCAAACTCAAGAAGaaccccaacaacaacaacaacaacaacaacaacaacaacaacgacaaccAGGGTTAATTAGCTCTCATCGTAgtgaattaaattcaatttctgTGAAGCTATATGAAATGCATCAACACCTTGCATTAGTTCTTAGTGAAGAAGATTTTAGTGTGTGTGACAGAATAACTTGTGTGCAAGCAAACAGTATTAAACAACATTGTactcaaaaacaacaacaaaaatttgagAAACTAATCAACGCGCAAACTAAACAACGAGAGCAAAATTCAATCGAACTTAAAAAAGCCGTTGTCAACGTATCAAATATAGACTTGAGTCCAGCAGCCACAAGCATTCTAAGCAAAGGTTTAAACTTTGCACCCACTCCACGTCGTGTGCCAATCGAGACTGTGATAGGCAGTGTAGAAGAATGCATCTCGCGCAACAAACTCAACAGCATTGATGCCGAGACAATTCGACAAGACGTAGCGGTGCTGGTTAGAAGAACAacaacatcatcaacaacaactaGCAATGTAAGCAGAGACGAATGGGTTGTATTGAATGAGTTGCGTAGGGAAGAAAGAATTTTCATTCTCCCTGCAGACAAAGGTAATGCTACTGTTGTTGTAAATAAAAGTGATTATTATGATAAGATgacgtcgcctcaataaaataatgtcgtatgttacattcggctacttttgggaaaactcaattaaagttcagatttttttttctcgaaaactgtacggtcaattttttttaaaatatcatggcgtatacaaaaaatatttgtctattgaaatttgttagaattatttcaatattccaatccagaaacaaataatagtcaattttctccaatatgccgatgtcgtatgtaacgttttcacagaaactatttgttagccaaacacatacgacaaattgatgacacatacgacaaaaataaGCAAAGTTTAATTCGACACTTGTTTACGACATACGACAAAAAGATGTCAAATTCAATGCGAAAAAACATAGAAgaaggttttttcttttaaccCGAATTTAGCGaaactcgattttaacaaaaacatcaatgGTAAAATAACATACATCTAACTTCTTAACTTAGAATTGGTTTAGAAGCAGTTCACCTATAAAATGatagaactttttaaatttggaagtgagatgtatgtgttattttttgttaaaatcgaggtTTCGCTAAATTCGGATATATTACTATGGGCTATACTTCACAACAAAATTCTTTCTTAAAGAGAAACtaacataaatagaaaaaaaaaataataggtacattatttttaaagcaattttagaaTTAATGAGATAACAGTTtactaacggccatattattcactagtttaaagaatacatctggatgtaaacaatgtcaaatgtcaaaaataaatccaattccataatattcacttcttaaatccaatcttaaatccaattttttaaatccaatctcgttaaatccaaacaaatttaaactgctctctggaggtctgtttaactttataaatccagatgtaaaatgcATTTTCACAGTGTTGAGTTGTTTTGTAAAGTATTTTGTGAAGGCAAAATAGAGATAAATGCAAATAATAccaaaattattgaataatcacataattttttttgagtgaataatatgaagaaaaaattaaatccttggatttatgaaattcagatttaatggattagatttaaaattaactttaatccaaactaaatccagagtgaataatatggccgtaatactatgtttccacctacgctaaatctgagatttagcttagtagatttagaatacatctcgagttttatttttaatctactTCGCTTagtctcagatttgggttcagcttccctaaatctaagattttcacctactttccgagatttagaataaaactcgagatttgtgctaaatctacttagctaaatctcgatttaaggtaggtggaaacgtagtataaaaTTAAGTTACTGTTcaagttgaattaaaattattacagTTTAAAGATAGCACGATAAAAGCTTCATACAAATTTCGTAGGGCCAAGTTTACATTGTCACTGGATTATGGGAACATTGAGGGAACCTAAAGGATCGACACAAAGGAATTCATCTTACCATATGTAGTTACGTATGCTgaattaataaaatcataaaacaacTATTTTATGCTCTTTGTATGCATAAATAGAGCATAAAGCTCCTCGGACAAACTTGGCGCAGGTCCTCGTCCAACCTGCTCGACATcttgattgcaactgaaattacACTCGTCAGTGTATTTCCTTATGGAATATACGACAAACGTTTACTGAaattccagtaaaatattgttgtttgTGTAGCAAAAACAGCACATACGACAATTATTTACCGAACGAAGAAAAACacagattttgtatgaaaaaattgtagtatgtgataatttttgtcgtatgtgcacgttttctgtgcacttacgacaaaaagctactgaaaatgtttgtaaacctacacatacgacaaaactCATAGCGATTATCTCGGAAACGGATTAAGATATCGAAAAACGGATTACACagaatgaaagagaaaaaatcaattagcaaaactgcattcaaatctcaaaacctcaattttgcacatacgacaatattttattgaggcgacgatgAGTGTTCTAGTGCAAGACACAAACACTTATTCGCCGGTTGATTATGATCCTACAGCCCGGGTCTTAAGAAAAGTGACAAAGctcattaatgaaaataaagCGATCTTGCCAAATAAACGCTTAATTCCCTCATGTACTCAGGCACCAAAATTGTACGGACTGCCGAAAATTCATAAGGAAGGGTATCCTATGCGACCGATAGTGAGCCAAATAAATGCTCCGTGTTACAATTTAGCAAAGCATTTAGTTGAAGTTTTCAAACCATTAATTGGGTCGACAGAACACCACGTAAAGGACTCTTCACACTTTGTGTCGATTCTCGGTAGCTTAAGACTCGAAGAGGATGAAGTAATGGTGAGCTTTGACGTCACATCACTTTTTACAAATGTACCTGTGCAGGAGGTGCTGACTGTTATCAGGGAACGTTTACCATCTACCAGCATCAACGACAACTACATGCCGCTCCTGGAGTACTGTCTATCCTCGggctatttttgtttcaataaaaagtTCTATTTACAAGTGGACGGGGTTGCCATGGGTTTACCTTTAGCACCCCTTGTCGCAGATTTGTGGATGgaatattttgaaacaaaagccCTAAATGATTTTCTAGAGAAACCCAAAATATGGTTGAGGTATGTGGATAACACGTTCTGCATCctcaaaaagtcaaatattgTGAGTTTCTTCGAACATCTGAACTCTCAACATCCAAAAATTAGTTTCACCATGGAGAAAGAAAAAGACAATTCCATTGCATTTTTGGATGTGAAAGTCATTAGGAAAATAAATGGTACATTAGGGCACACAGTATATAGGAAAGAAACGCACACTAACAGATACCTACATGCAACATCGCACCACCACCCAGCGAATTTAAGGTCTGTGGTTTCGACACTAGTTCAGCGCGCTCACAGAATTTGTGACGAAGAACATCTGACGGCTGAGCTAAATTTGGTGGACAATGTTCTCCAGGCGAATGGATATTCGAAGAAACAAAGAACGTGGAAACCAAAGGTGTCACAGGAGAGGGAAGAAAGCAACCTGGACAAAAAAGCTTTCTTACCATATGTCAAGGGGGTGACAGATAGAGTTGGCAAGGTATTAAAAAGATATATAGTAAAATCCATATTTATGCCaccaaaaaagataaaaaactatCTCCAGTCACCAAAGGACCAATTTCCTTTGCAAACACCAGGCATGTATGCTGTTCCTTGTAGCTGTGGGTCGTGTTACGTTGGACAAACACAAAGAAGCATTGCCACTCGCTTAAAAGAGCACATAAGTGCGGTTAGCAAAAGCCAACGGGAAAAATCGGCAATTTGCGAGCACTTATTGGACAATCCAGACGAACACCACTGGATACACTTCGACCAAGCGAAGGTGTTAGCTCAAGAGTCGCACTACATTCCACGGCTGGTACGCGAGGCGATTGAAATAAAACGCCACAAAAACTTCAATCGTGACGATAGTTTTAAACTTTCGCGTTCGTGGGATACCGTCATCAACACCTCACGGTCATCCCAAGTTGAAGTGATAACACCCCGTGATGTAGTGACCATTGTTTGCTCCCAACAAATTCAAACTCAAGAAGaaccccaacaacaacaacaacaaccagagTTAGAACGGCCTACACACAAATACAACTTGCGGAGCCGATCTAACCAACTTTAACATTTTATGGCAGTTTCCCGGTGACCACGCTCAATGAAATTTGATGCGAAACGTTCGGGGTGAGTACAAAAGTACTttctttgtttataaaaaacgcGGCTAATccgagaaatttaaaaattatgggtattgtcactttagtcacctgcagcttacgttcacacgagtcgaaaagcctcgccgcacggcaaaaatcgactcgtgataAGTCCCCATTAAGGGACAATCGCAGGCGCTTTTTACCTGAAAATTTAActcatgattgttcaaaattactacaataaatttatataatattacattctttctctcaataaatgcctttttatgcctttttggcagttttattttgccttttttaagtttttaggtccacaagatcctatccctggctatcacaaacaaactaggttgtcacaaacgatttctttagtaaattctaatagtttaaacaacaGACCAGCCATtataagattttggaaaataggctatcacaaataATTTGTTAAACCGATCGAATGAAGTTAAACATTGGATAAGGTTTTTTACCCATAAGAGTTTAGATCAAAAATGGGAGTCGCAGACTTATTTGGATTAATAAATTAAGAATTCAGACTTCATTTCCCATCTTTGAAGTAGTAACAACCATAGTTTATGCTTACAATCAATCCTGTATACTTGTATAAATTTGCAACATGTTGCTCACCTCAAAGTATAAAAACTCACCTCAGCATCATGAATCGTATGTACATATAGTTCCTCCTATGTTGATAAACAAATTGAAAGTGTGGTGAAATTTTagttagtttttcttatttttctggACCACTAAGTTGTCACAAACTATTTTATTGATATTATCGATTTCTGATCGAATGAGTATAAAAAAGTCCATACGATTTCAGTTTGTAACTGtaatatttgtatatatatcttcaactttggaaacttttatacctttttgaaaactgcataATATTAGgacaagtttttgaaataataaaccagtgtcacaccatacaaatgtTTTTCggtgtgttgctctgaaataaatgtgaaaaattcagtTCTGAAAAAACTGGGAActcttaattaatttgcagcaatggcgtatgaaataaacaaatattttgatcaattaattgtttcttattattggacaatgtttaagtgaaagaataataaaaaacaaaaataaactggggcggaggaagcaaaatactgttgcaaagtacggatttttcgaaatttcacataaaaacattaagcactaccggcgcccctgggcaagattgcggtcacttccggactgccaatcgaaaacgacatacttttatatgtatttttgtattctcacacacaaaacgaagtttttatgagaaatggagaagctgtcaatttttcaagaattgaAATATGAGCTGGGGAGTAGTTGTCGCgtctattttaaaataaatgaaaattgtgAACAATAAGACTAATAAATATCGAAAGTTAAAGAGTGCTTACGTTGCACCCTCACTTATTTAGTCTTTTAAAGTGCAATATTTTACAAATAACCCATTTCGTGAATAGGTACAAGgtacatattaattttgttttgacacaTAAATATGACTGTACAGCTGAGAGCTGATTGATATTCTTTTCGGTACAGTTCTTCCAGAAGCCAAATAAATCAACCCAAAATTTTGGGgagccttcattcttcaaaaagcttAGGACAAAAAAATAAGAGCGGCTTTggaaaagtaaaatagaaaaaaatttgggcgcctttgtgaaagtaaaaataaataaaacatcgattggaaagacttagCTATTTATAtagacttttgtaaaagttcgggccGCCttcggcgcccctcaattcctgcgcccctgggcgacggcccagcccccccccctaaaaccggccctgactaaaaatgcatttaatcgaaaaccgtaaggatttgggatgaacaagttacgaaattctgagagcccttaagttggcctatcagcatatttcgtttgatccattacttttgggacaccctgtataagaaaaaccatttttgaggtaattttgttttatcttgaggaaattttaatgaaagtagtgccaaaaaaaaattcacattgaaccctttttaacccaattcggactacaaaaaacttaatttaaaaagaaagtttaaccaacattttaacccaattcgcacacggccttaaaTATTGCAATGTATAGAACAAAATATTTCCAGAATCCTTTGACCCATATGGATGCCGCAGAAGCaatctttttatttgaaacCATTCATCTTTGGTCTTTGATACAACGAAATCTAAACCTTTTTCGAAATAGTAGGTACATCAATCACAATCCCGAATAATTTCATTCTTTCACACTTTCATGTCTACCTTACTACCTACtatttatttcagtttttaaatttgtagtTGGATATTTCTTTAAGATAAATCAGGATTTATTTACTTTACAGGCAATATTAACAGCAAAGCTTCGTATCTAGCAATGAAGGAAAATATATGCGTTCCTGCATGTACGGAACAAGTTTTAAGATATGCTGGGTTTGTatgcaattgatttttttaatcatcATTATTTTAACAAAGTTATAAACTCAAATGATCGCCATCATTTCATAGATCCTAAAACATATTGAAGTTTGGGttgaaaatgatgaaaaagAGTATGTACCTACATCAAGAGTAGGTACATGTAGTGTTCCAAAACTAAACATGTGTTTGAtaagggttggggtcgaaattctgtatgttgcaaaattctgtattcaaaacaCCTACTGTATGTTTGAcatgtatgtcaaaattctgtatgtgcaaaatgctgtacgaacaaaattttgaaagtcaaaattctgtatagcaagattctggttggtcaaaatactgtatttcaaaattctgtaaatcaaaattctgtaaaaatgttgTAAGAAATATCGCTTTGATAATAACtttgttcaagaaaaaaagCTTACCAACGTCcttttttcatagttttcaaCATGCTTTCAAGAAGTTAACTAGTACTTTTCTTGATGAATAAGtcccaaaattgtgtttcctaAGTCTCTTGGAAATCGTTGCTTTCTTATGAGAAATTCTGCGCTAGGGATTTCATTTCCAGCTCCATCATATAACGGTTCAATCTGGGATTCAAAGTGAATTCcgcaaaaaaaacttgtctttttgttgtctaaatttttgttttgtacacaTCCATGGTAGATtctaccattgaataattatatatagaagtgacaccggaaaaaacgtccgctgtttgaggggtggagccacaatcgtttgaggagtagcgccacaatcgttttaggattgtgtattcgatggccgaaaaatccctgaaaaggacttttggttactaagtaaccacatgtacaatattatttttatttggtgtatttgtattagttttttttgtgctagtagtgtgtttgtttatttttgtttctgaaatattgaaattgaatttattttaaatttttgtaatattttgaattgaatatttatttttgaatgtttgattcttatgtatatttgaaaggattttgttttttgtttttattaacgacaagaagattttcttcagttatagaagtgtttatttaatttttattagggtgctttttgtaacatctaggccaaagttgtagttcacattatttgaatgttttccacatgcactgtggcatatatttactattttcttgaaccgcataatgcaagagtaggttaggatcaagttcatacaatatggccatatttcatattattttaaagtattttaatacatatttcaaagtattttaatacaatacgaaacaacctcttttatttgcttaaactgatttatgtttgCGAGCAAGAACTTTGGATATacggctttgttcaaatttgcaacTTTAAATGAaaaggagactgggcacttttgtatgggacgtggcccatcggtgtaacacattgtgacatacatcaaatgaaaggtctcgatgagtgtactatttttttgtatgggcacaagtctgtatctcgtgcagggaaagtgcagtgatgcattttatgttaaaaaatatgtgtaataaaattcagaaaagtatacattttgactagatgctcgattaaattgtttcaaaaacattacataactgtgttggaagttcaattgggctattccatcaccagttttcacccatgacttaatgcatttttcggtttttttaacacttttgtttgggacgtggctcattggtgtaacacattgagacacacATTAGATGAAAGATCTCAATGAGCGTGTTATTTCTTTGTACGGGCAAAAGActctatctcgtgcagggaaagtgcagtggtgcattttatgctcaaaaataaatgtaacacattgagacttacatcaaatgaaaggtactGGTGAGCGCATTATTCCTTTGAATGGAACCAAAACTCTATCTCGTGGAAGGTGCAGttttgcattttatgttcaaaaatgtattaggtacagcttattttacatgtttgtgtttttagaacaaaaaaaggtatggtttggagtttaaattcactccaacattttattagtaatataacttaaagtttgatttgcatttttgaaaaattagtcacaaccatcgtatatttaaattactttcaaacCAACAAGGTAGTTTCGCACACGACTTCAATAAATCATAATCTttcataaatacataaaaaccgataaatgcatttttttttttttaaattagagcAGTTGATGGATTAGTCCAACAAAACAAtgttattataatgtttttgaatcaagtcaatcgagcatctagtcaaaatgtatgctttattaaacataattattaaacataaaatgcatcactgcactttccctgcacgagacacAGACTTTTggacatataaaaaaataacaaactaatcgagacctttcatttgaagtatgtatcaatgtgttacacaaatgagccacgtcccatacaaaagtgttttaaaaactgaaaaatgcattgcgtcatgggtgaaaactggtgatgaaatagcccaattgatctcccaacacagttatgtaatttttttgaaccaagttAATCGAGtgtctagtcaaaatgtatacttttctgaattttattttttacatttttagacataaaatgcaccactgcactttccctgcacgagatacagacttgtgcccatacaaaaaaatagtacactcatcgagacctttcatttgatgtatatctcaatgtgttacaccaatgggccaaaatgcccactctcctttaaagtttttatgaaatgttaaattttgaaagaaaaaaaaagtatttccgtaccatttttggatacttttctttatttttaattaaaacatttttttttatctaaaatttaaacgatatttattaataaaatgttcaaataaactcaaaaggtaAAAAGGCCCATTTTGATCGCAATTGAAAGAAAATGTGGATTTtggatagttccaatgatttttctatttcaccatttgaaataaaatatttgggtCTAAGATCCTAAAACTAGAATAATGTAGTttttacatgctttttattttgtcatgatactatACCTATTGTCAAGCTAtgcattcatacaaaaaaaaaagttgaaataacaatcagacatgggattactataatagccctgttccactggaggtggtagtctgctaatagtagattttttgtttaatctagtTCTATCATCTgcctactcatgctcttcttcccgagtggatacattttgtattgaattcgttgaaagtgcgttccacctcccaaaggaacagggcttataatagagaatgcaaaaaagtgGGTCACGGAATTTCCGTTTGTCTGCCTGTCTACAGCTAAACGGATCTACATgttaacatcaaacttggtatgaagcACTTATTGGAGAATTTCCAGAATTTCCATTAGttttagaactaatttttttaaccaaaaataacgatacctgtcataaatcaatttcggaaatgttttttctaaaaatctatcttagtagaagaaatcaaatcgaataggtacttgttttggagcttTTGATGAGCctttaatttgattattggtaaggctagtagaaaataaaatttactaatgaTAATTTAACTCAAacttaaccaggtcccagagcccaataaatttttaacagctgaaaattttgtattcacctcaatagtgtcaaaaatttaacaagaatttaactatttaacgcaattcacacacggcctaaattgttttttggtgtggtgaaatatgtagaattcCGGTAAATATTAAAgtcagctttaaatttgattattaataGGGCCCAGCATCTCTAGTTGGTaccgtttaaaaaatttcaatttcccctcctttgaatcaaaaataaaaaaaagtttgagccaaatcgacttattggtttgagctcttacctgatttacaatattacgttgagttttttttaacgcttttctatttttctttaagggctattagctgaaacgaaccttaaataatttatgttgaacataaacgtTTAGGCTCTACTTTTACTTCGGCGTAAACTgacacataaggatttatgttgtaattaaatgcttaagtttcgattcagcaaaaataggctctaattgttacgcatttcataatattgcaaaacaaaatataatataaaaaaaatagcaatctctgtggggatacgaactcagaaatcaaaattaaagaGCAATCACCTTAGTCACCTATTAGGACTATTGAAATAAGggtaactttcatgccctataagctataacgtgcctaggatataaaacaataatatatatttaattttgttcaaattctcgtcgttaatgaaaaatttcttgtttttagtttcgagttactatggatacattt
Proteins encoded in this region:
- the LOC129907746 gene encoding uncharacterized protein LOC129907746; protein product: MSVLVQDTNTYSPVDYDPTARVLRKVTKLINENKAILPNKRLIPSCTQAPKLYGLPKIHKEGYPMRPIVSQINAPCYNLAKHLVEVFKPLIGSTEHHVKDSSHFVSILGSLRLEEDEVMVSFDVTSLFTNVPVQEVLTVIRERLPSTSINDNYMPLLEYCLSSGYFCFNKKFYLQVDGVAMGLPLAPLVADLWMEYFETKALNDFLEKPKIWLRYVDNTFCILKKSNIVSFFEHLNSQHPKISFTMEKEKDNSIAFLDVKVIRKINGTLGHTVYRKETHTNRYLHATSHHHPANLRSVVSTLVQRAHRICDEEHLTAELNLVDNVLQANGYSKKQRTWKPKVSQEREESNLDKKAFLPYVKGVTDRVGKVLKRYIVKSIFMPPKKIKNYLQSPKDQFPLQTPGMYAVPCSCGSCYVGQTQRSIATRLKEHISAVSKSQREKSAICEHLLDNPDEHHWIHFDQAKVLAQESHYIPRLVREAIEIKRHKNFNRDDSFKLSRSWDTVINTSRSSQVEVITPRDVVTIVCSQQIQTQEEPQQQQQQPELERPTHKYNLRSRSNQL
- the LOC129907740 gene encoding uncharacterized protein LOC129907740, with product MRELSVYLHYLCLQGEVEVITPRDVVSIVCSQQIQTQEEPQQQQQQQQQQQQRQPGLISSHRSELNSISVKLYEMHQHLALVLSEEDFSVCDRITCVQANSIKQHCTQKQQQKFEKLINAQTKQREQNSIELKKAVVNVSNIDLSPAATSILSKGLNFAPTPRRVPIETVIGSVEECISRNKLNSIDAETIRQDVAVLVRRTTTSSTTTSNVSRDEWVVLNELRREERIFILPADKGNATVVVNKSDYYDKMTSPQ